A portion of the Carya illinoinensis cultivar Pawnee chromosome 11, C.illinoinensisPawnee_v1, whole genome shotgun sequence genome contains these proteins:
- the LOC122282403 gene encoding F-box protein At2g27310-like, translated as MEHPVCHLNDINGDVLGDIMARSDGLTMAAAACACSGLRDAARDQRLWRQLCHSTWPSTALPEAGLLISSATIGGYDKFYANSFPLIAHGKSIHFTDPKNFKCPELKTQVSASHFASLVDIFYKKDCVFSKVMDGIPQATDANDDKGSECSPNVSTDDCRRWYSNCPFKLELLSLENDEGTGFEGELGYADNEDEDHDLGHNANDEERRGLLAMAVAENGDLRHDHSKELEENLRLSWVLLDKKNGTTVNLSSWKPLLVQRSWPFNGDYVLHSGSIIPVEDSLLHHKLAKCKIIIRCKPTESGGRPNWREISMQIEDITGASVGGSKSLVALNHALDCLRSTNHLEVEKGYRQYEKKQREVMRKKEFQENFIGGFYVSVEVAVFVTLCYFCLFF; from the coding sequence atGGAGCATCCGGTGTGTCATTTGAACGACATTAATGGCGACGTCCTGGGAGATATCATGGCTCGTTCTGATGGTTTAACAATGGCTGCTGCTGCATGTGCCTGTTCTGGCCTCCGTGATGCCGCTCGAGACCAAAGGTTATGGAGGCAGTTGTGTCACTCTACCTGGCCCTCTACAGCACTTCCAGAAGCCGGACTTCTTATTTCCTCTGCAACCATTGGTGGTTACGACAAGTTCTATGCCAACTCCTTTCCGCTAATAGCACATGGAAAATCAATTCATTTTACCGATCCGAAGAACTTTAAATGTCCAGAACTTAAAACGCAGGTCTCTGCTTCTCATTTTGCATCGCTGGTAGACATTTTCTACAAAAAGGACTGCGTTTTCTCCAAAGTAATGGATGGCATCCCCCAAGCAACGGATGCTAACGATGACAAAGGTAGTGAGTGCAGTCCGAATGTGAGCACCGATGACTGTCGCAGATGGTACTCAAATTGCCCATTTAAACTAGAGCTGTTGAGCCTGGAAAATGATGAAGGAACGGGTTTTGAAGGCGAACTCGGGTATGCCGACAACGAAGATGAGGATCATGACCTCGGACACAATGCCAATGATGAAGAGAGAAGAGGTCTTTTAGCCATGGCAGTGGCAGAGAATGGAGATCTGAGACATGATCACAGCAAGGAGCTGGAGGAAAACCTCAGGTTAAGTTGGGTGCTGCTGGACAAGAAAAACGGCACAACTGTAAATCTCTCAAGCTGGAAGCCACTCTTAGTACAGAGGAGCTGGCCTTTTAATGGGGATTATGTCCTTCATTCTGGTAGCATTATACCGGTGGAGGACAGTTTGCTGCATCACAAGTTGGCCAAATGCAAAATCATAATTAGATGCAAGCCAACGGAAAGTGGTGGGCGTCCAAACTGGAGGGAAATTAGCATGCAGATCGAGGACATTACAGGTGCTAGTGTTGGTGGAAGTAAGAGTTTGGTGGCTCTGAATCACGCTCTAGATTGCTTGAGGAGTACAAATCACCTTGAAGTTGAAAAGGGTTATCGCCAATATGAGAAGAAGCAGAGAGAGGTGATGAGGAAAAAGGAGTTCCAGGAAAACTTTATAGGCGGATTTTATGTATCAGTTGAAGTTGCTGTGTTTGTAACGCTCTGTTATTTTTGCTTATTTTTCTAG